The region TCTATGGCCAGGTCGTAGCGCGCCGCGCGGAGCTCGCGGATCAGGCCGCGCAGCCGCTTCCATGCCGCCCGGTCGGGGGGGAAACGGGCCAGGGCGCGGGCGTCCAGGACGTGGACCCGGTCGACGCCGCGGATGGCGGCGGCCAGCGAGCGGCATTTTTCCGCCGCCAGCCAGTCGATCCTGGCGCGGGGAAAAGCGGCGCGCAGGCTCGCGAAGGCGGGCAGGGTGTGCAGGATGTCTCCCAGCGAACTCAACCGGAGAATCAGGATCCGCGGCCCCTGGCTCATCGGCGGAACCGGGACAGGATGACGGCGATCAGGTCGCGGGTCGCATGGCTCTTGGGGTCCCCCGCGATCGCCACGCGCCCGCCGTAGGACAGGACGGTTTCCCGCTCGGGGACGCTTTCTTCGGTGTAGTCGGTCCCCTTGGCGTGAATGTCGGGCCGGAGCTCGCGGAGGAGGGGGTCCACCGTGGGGGTGTCGAAGACGACGACGTAGTCGACACAGGCGAGCGCGGCCAGGATCTCGGCGCGCTCGCTTTCCGGCTGCAGCGGGCGTCCCTCCCCCTTGAGCTTTCTGACGGAGGCGTCGCTGTTGATCCCCACGATCAGGGCGTCCCCGAGCGCCCGGGCGGCGGCGAGGTAGCGGACGTGTCCGGCGTGCAGCAGGTCGAAACAGCCGTTGGCGAAAACCGACCTGCGTCCCTCCGCGCGCAGGCGCGAGACGATCCCGGCCAGTTCCGGCGCCGCCTTGATCTTGCCGCCGGGTTCCGGGCCGGGATTCATGCGTCCGCCTCGACGGCGGCGCGCAGTTCCGCGCGCGTGGTGGTGGCCGTGCCCCGCTTCATGACGACGATGCCCCCGGCGTAGTTCGCCAGCCGGGCGGCATCCTCGGGCCGGGCGCCGCAGGCGAGGGCCAGGGTGTAGACGGCGATGACGGTGTCCCCCGCGCCGGTGACGTCGGCCACCTCGTCGGTGCCGTAAACCGGGATATGAAGGGGGGGGCGCCTTTTCCGGAAAAGCGTCATGCCGAAACGCCCCTGGGTGACCAGCAGGGAGTCGAGCTTCTGGCGCCTCAGCGCCGCGCGGGCGGTAGTGCCGAGCAGGCGGGCGTCCCCGTCGATGGCGACGCCCGCGGCCGCTTCCAGTTCGGTGATGTTGGGGGTGATCGCGGTGGCCCCGTGGAACCGCGTCATGCGGAAGCGGGAATCGACCACGATGGGGATCCCGCGTTCGAGGGCGGCCCCGCGCAGCCGCTCGAACAGGGCCTCGTCGACCGACCCGTACCCGTAGTCGCTGACGATGATGCCGTCGGCGAAGCGGAGGGGGCCACGCAGCCGGGGCCAGAGCGAGGAGGGGGAAGGGGATCCCGCCGGCGCACGGTCGATGCGGACCACCTGTTGTCCCGCGGAGTGGTGGGCGCCGGCGAGGATGCGGGTCTTGACCGGTGTCGAGCAGGAGCGGAGCCGGACGAGCGCCCGGGTGTCGGCCCCCTTGCCGCGGAGCAGGGCTTCGAGCCCGTCCCCCGCTTCGTCGCGGCCCGCAAACCCGGCGACGGCGACGGCGCCACCCAGTTCGAGCAGGTTGTGAGCCGCGTTGGCGGCCCCGCCCGGCACCCGGACGAGATCCCCGTAATCGAGAACCAGCACGGGCGCCTCGCGCGATACGCGGGCGATGCGGCCGTAAAGAAACTCGTCGGCGATCGGGTCGCCTACGACCACCATCCTCCTGCCCGGGAATCGTTCCAATATTTCCAGCAGCTGTTCGCGCATTTCCGTTCGAGGAATGTAGCAGAGAACGGGGCAAAAGACAATTTGGTCATGCGCGCGCCAGGGCGCGGACAACCGCCCCGAGGAAAGCGCCCTCCTCGGGGAACTCCACGGCCTGGCAGGCGACGAGGAGGGGGAAATCGGGGGGGGCCGAAATCTTGACGGCATCCTTTTCCGTGACGATGACGACGTCGGCCGCGCCGCGGCGCGCCCCGGCCAGGCAGCGGGCCCAGTCCCGGGGGCCCAGGCGATGGTGGTCGCGGAAGAAGGCGGAGCCCCTCACCTGGACGCCGAGCCGCTCGACGTCGTCTCGAAAGCGCCCGGGATTGCCCAGGGCGGCCGCGAGAAACGCCGCGCGGAAGGCCGGGGGGGGCGACGCGCTCCCGGTCCTCCATTCGGGGTAGGGGACCAGCGAACCGATGCGCTGGATGCAGTGAAAGACGGGCATGTCCCCCGCCACCGAGCGGACGGCGGCGAGGGCCCGGACAGCCCCGGGTGAGTGCGGGGGGGCGTTGACCACCACGAGGTGGGCGCGCTGCAGCCCGGCGAAAGGTTCGCGCAGCGTCCCGAGCGGGAAGAGCCGGTTTTCCGCCAGGGGGCGGGTCGGGTCGACGACGAGGATGTCCAGGTCACGGTGCAGGCGACGGTGCTGGAACCCGTCGTCCAGGACGAAAACGGAGTCGGGCGCCTCGGCGGCGATGGCGCTCCCGGCCGCGTGCCGGTCGGCCGATATCCCCATCCAGATCCGGGGGAAACGGCGCCTGAGGAGCGCGGCCTCGTCCCCGATCTCGATCTCGGGGCGGACGGGGGTCACCCCCGGGGGGAGGATGCGCGGGTCGCGCGGGCCGCGCCTCCCGTACCCTCGGGTGAGGACGGCCGGACGGCGCCCGCGCTCGAGCAGCGCCTGGACCAGGAAGGCGACCAGGGGGGTCTTGCCCGACCCCCCCAGGGTGAGATTGCCGACGCTGATGACGGGGCCGGGGAGGTGTTTCAGCGGCACCCATCCCCGGGAGTAGGCATGGTTGCGCAGCCGGACCGCCAGGCCGTAGGGGCCGGCGGCGGCGGCGCGGAGGGGGGAGGGCAGGGTCGCGTCCATAGGCCGACAGGGTATCACGGGCCGGGGCGACGGCCCAAGTCCGATCCGTGACCGCTTTTGGGTTGAATAAATAATTCATGACCTGCATAATTATCGACCGGGGGCGACATGGCATCCAAGCGGGTCAGGCACTCGAAACTGCTCGACATCGTGCGCGGCAACCGGATCGAAAGCCAGGGGGAGCTGTCGCTGCGGCTGCGGGAGGAGGGGGTGGCGGTCACCCAGTCCACGCTGTCGCGCGACATCCGCGAACTCGGCCTGGTGAAGATCCGCGGCTGTTACCGCGTCGAAGGGGAATCTTCCGCTCTCCCGACGGGGGAGGCGCTGCGGAGGGCCGTGGGCCAGTTCGTGGTGCACACGGCCGTCAGCGGCAATATGCTGGTGATCCGGACGTCGCCCGGAAACGCGCATTCGGTCGGGGTCGTGCTCGACGCGGCCCGGTGGCCCGAGGTGCTGGGCACCGTGGCCGGCGACGACACCGTCTTCGTCCTTCTGGGCGGCAGCCGGCACGGCCGGGCGGTGCTCGAAAGGATCCGGGCAATGACGTCCTGATCCGCGTTCAGGGAGGGATCGATGAGAATCGCCATCAAGCTCGGAGGAAGCATCCTCGAGGATGCCGCCATCCGGGGCCGCCTGCTCCGGCAGGTTGCGGCGCTCGCCAAGGGGGGCCATGAAATCCTGCTCGTGCACGGCGGGGGGAAGAGCCTCAACCGCCGGCTCGGACAGCTCGGAATGGAGTCGAACTTCATCGAGGGGCTGCGCGTCACCGATGCCGCCACCCTCGAGGTCGCCGTCATGGTGCTATCGGGCGAGGTCAACAAGCGGATCGTCGCTGAAATGAATGCCCTGGGGGTCGGCGCCCTGGGGCTCTGCGGCGCCGACGGATCGGCCGTCCGCTGCGAGCGGGTCGAGGGGACTCCCGGGTACCCCGACGGGATCGGGTTCGTGGGCCGGGCCACCCGGGTGAACGCCCCGCTTTTCGACCTGCTGCTGGGTGCGGGCTATGTCCCGGTGGTTTCCAGCATAGCCTTCGGCCCCGGGGCCGGCCTCTACAACGTCAACGCCGACCAGATGGCCTCGGCGTGCGCCGCGGGCACGGGGTGCCGGACGCTGGTTTACCTGACCGATGTCGAGGGGGTCAGGGACGGGCGCGGCGAAGTGATTCCGCGGCTCGGGAAGGGGGAGATCCTCGAACTGCGCAGGCGCGGGGTTCTCACGGGCGGGATGCTGCCGAAGACCTCCTCCTGCCTGGAGGCGCTCGGGGCCGGGGTGGAGAGCGTCCATATCCTGCCGGGAGCCAGCCCGGACATTCTCACCAGATTCGCGGAGGGGACTCTGAAGGAAGGGACGAAGATTCATGGAAACGCATAACGATTACGATCTCGGCCCGGAGGAGATCCGGGCCCTGGAGGAGACCTGGCTCTTTTCCACCTACAAGCGCTCGAATCTTTACTGCGCGCACGGCGAGGGGGCCTACGTCCGGGACCTCGCGGGGCGGCGTTACCTCGATTTCCTGGCCGGGATTTCGGTGAATTCGCTGGGGTACAACCATCCCCGCATCGTCGGGGCGCTCCGTGACCAGGGGGGGCGCCTGATCCACTGCTCCAACCTTTTCTACAACCCCTTCCAGGGACTGCTGGCGCGGAAACTGGCCGCGCTCGCGGGGATGGAGCGGGTGTTCTTCACCAACAGCGGCGCCGAGGCGATGGAGGCGGCCCTCAAGATCGCGCGCGCCTACGGGAGCGCCCGGGGCAAGGGGGACAAATCGCGCATCCTCACCCTCCGCAATTCCTTTCACGGGAGGACCCTGGGGGCGCTCAGCATCACCACCCAGGAGAAATACCAGGCCCCTTTCCGTCCGCTGATCCCCGACATCGGCGTTGTCGAGGCTCTCACCCCGGACGCGCTCGCCGGCGCGTTCTGCGACCGGGTCTGCGCCCTGGTCGTCGAGCCGGTCCAGGGGGAGGGGGGAGTCTTTCCCATGCCGGCCGATTT is a window of Acidobacteriota bacterium DNA encoding:
- the argB gene encoding acetylglutamate kinase; the protein is MRIAIKLGGSILEDAAIRGRLLRQVAALAKGGHEILLVHGGGKSLNRRLGQLGMESNFIEGLRVTDAATLEVAVMVLSGEVNKRIVAEMNALGVGALGLCGADGSAVRCERVEGTPGYPDGIGFVGRATRVNAPLFDLLLGAGYVPVVSSIAFGPGAGLYNVNADQMASACAAGTGCRTLVYLTDVEGVRDGRGEVIPRLGKGEILELRRRGVLTGGMLPKTSSCLEALGAGVESVHILPGASPDILTRFAEGTLKEGTKIHGNA
- a CDS encoding adenylyltransferase/cytidyltransferase family protein, encoding MNPGPEPGGKIKAAPELAGIVSRLRAEGRRSVFANGCFDLLHAGHVRYLAAARALGDALIVGINSDASVRKLKGEGRPLQPESERAEILAALACVDYVVVFDTPTVDPLLRELRPDIHAKGTDYTEESVPERETVLSYGGRVAIAGDPKSHATRDLIAVILSRFRR
- the lpxK gene encoding tetraacyldisaccharide 4'-kinase; this encodes MDATLPSPLRAAAAGPYGLAVRLRNHAYSRGWVPLKHLPGPVISVGNLTLGGSGKTPLVAFLVQALLERGRRPAVLTRGYGRRGPRDPRILPPGVTPVRPEIEIGDEAALLRRRFPRIWMGISADRHAAGSAIAAEAPDSVFVLDDGFQHRRLHRDLDILVVDPTRPLAENRLFPLGTLREPFAGLQRAHLVVVNAPPHSPGAVRALAAVRSVAGDMPVFHCIQRIGSLVPYPEWRTGSASPPPAFRAAFLAAALGNPGRFRDDVERLGVQVRGSAFFRDHHRLGPRDWARCLAGARRGAADVVIVTEKDAVKISAPPDFPLLVACQAVEFPEEGAFLGAVVRALARA
- a CDS encoding aspartate aminotransferase family protein; translated protein: METHNDYDLGPEEIRALEETWLFSTYKRSNLYCAHGEGAYVRDLAGRRYLDFLAGISVNSLGYNHPRIVGALRDQGGRLIHCSNLFYNPFQGLLARKLAALAGMERVFFTNSGAEAMEAALKIARAYGSARGKGDKSRILTLRNSFHGRTLGALSITTQEKYQAPFRPLIPDIGVVEALTPDALAGAFCDRVCALVVEPVQGEGGVFPMPADFMQAARELCDRHDALLVADEIQCGMGRTGKFFGFEHYGIRPDVVTVAKSLAAGYPLGAVLGNGRVAGSLGPGDHGTTFGGGPLACRVALEVLAVIEEEGLIRNVREMGDYLAEGLRSLARRHPLMGEIRALGLMIGVELGASARETVDRLLEKGVIANAAHETVLRLLPPFVITRKECDLFLETLDGVLGGIEEEQPRPS